The following coding sequences are from one Brienomyrus brachyistius isolate T26 chromosome 2, BBRACH_0.4, whole genome shotgun sequence window:
- the sema4c gene encoding semaphorin-4C: MGGAGLQLLLLLIGWGRVMCLNWNPVPRKTVLYSDVCDSMPRFRAPGWWNYTLLRLEDHDRVLYVGAREAIFALDPSNISRQLRAPVEWQAPLEKKRECVSKGKSNQTECFNYIRFLQSYNQTHLYSCGTYAFQPKCTYININGFTLNSAALEDGKGKCPYDPAKGHTGLIVDKELYSATLNTFLGTEPVILRSLGQQHYTMKSEHLPTWLNEPDFVASALVEESRGSPEGDDDKIYFFFSERAQELDCDSELTVARVARICKGDVGGTRTLQKKWTTFQKARLMCSLPERHVTFNNLRAVYTVSQPDWRNTAFYGIFHAQWGDVDVSVVCQYRIADVRKVFEGAYKELREPSQRWGRYTGPVPSPRPGACITRWHRENGYNSSLQLPDATLSFAKKHPLMEEQAQARPLLLTKGINFTQLAVDQVISLDQRVYSVLFIGTAHGWLQRAVILGSEAHVIEEIQLFESPQPVDSLTISHLTKSLYVGSRTEVLQLPLANCSRYQSSPDCLLSRDPYCAWDNEGRACVRVDQHRGSTSTLMQDLLLDRFSRGNAKFEKPVSIPSPEHSVLRNVTVVVGSDLVLPCQLVSNLAQPSWLLNERELLQGPEGAVGARFDRALRALVIPDAGPMQAGRYTCYSEEQGVRFQTERFQVTVVASAPVVMKARAPDASMGLFWVLVITLGAACLLLMGVALYLRRRLKLALGKGAEMKPLESTLVYPITLPKEPPTFVPSKMSGDEDRFWETGGNYYYSDGSLKIVPGHALCPGSSSAPPSTIPGQPIHSPSRLSLTNIRGSGSNGYIRLNMSAAGEERAGGGGAGGGGLGAGGSLGNDYTSPFKEELLRTLQQRSVLPDANPEESSV; the protein is encoded by the exons ATGGGCGGGGCCGGACTACAGCTGCTGTtgctcctgattggctgggggagGGTCATGTGTCTGAACTGGAACCCGGTCCCACGAAAGACAGTGTTATACAGCG ATGTGTGCGACAGCATGCCGCGGTTCCGGGCTCCCGGCTGGTGGAACTACACGCTGCTCCGGTTAGAAGACCACGACAGggtgctgtatgtgggtgcgAGGGAAGCCATCTTCGCCCTGGACCCCAGCAACATCAGCAGGCAGCTGAGAGCGCCG GTTGAGTGGCAAGCACCACTGGAGAAAAAGCGGGAGTGTGTTTCCAAGGGCAAGAGCAACCAG ACCGAGTGCTTCAACTACATCCGCTTCCTGCAGAGCTACAACCAAACGCACCTCTACAGCTGTGGCACCTATGCCTTCCAGCCCAAGTGTACCTACATT AACATAAATGGCTTCACACTTAACAGCGCCGCCCTGGAGGATGGCAAGGGCAAGTGCCCTTATGACCCAGCCAAAGGACATACAGGGCTGATAGTTG ACAAGGAACTGTACTCAGCCACACTCAACACCTTCCTGGGCACGGAGCCAGTCATACTGAGGAGCCTGGGACAGCAGCACTACACCATGAAGAGCGAGCACTTGCCAACCTGGCTCAATG AGCCGGACTTTGTGGCCTCGGCCCtggtggaggagagcagagGGAGCCCCGAGGGAGATGACGACAAGATTTATTTCTTCTTCAGCGAGCGTGCCCAGGAGCTGGACTGCGACAGCGAGCTGACGGTGGCCCGTGTGGCTCGAATTTGCAAG GGGGACGTTGGTGGCACTAGGACTCTGCAGAAGAAGTGGACCACGTTCCAGAAGGCGCGGCTGATGTGCTCCCTCCCCGAGCGCCATGTCACCTTCAACAACCTGCGCGCCGTCTACACCGTGAGCCAGCCTGACTGGAGGAATACCGCCTTCTACGGCATCTTCCACGCACAGTG GGGCGACGTGGATGTGTCGGTGGTTTGCCAGTACCGAATTGCCGACGTTAGGAAGGTGTTCGAGGGGGCCTACAAGGAGCTGAGGGAGCCGTCGCAGAGGTGGGGCCGCTACACAGGGCCCGTACCAAGCCCACGGCCCGGCGCG TGCATTACCCGCTGGCACCGGGAGAATGGCTACAACAGTTCTCTGCAGCTGCCAGACGCCACCCTCAGCTTCGCCAAGAAGCACCCACTGATGGAGGAGCAGGCTCAGGCACGCCCCCTGCTGCTCACGAAGGGCATAAACTTCACACAGCTGGCTGTAGACCAGGTCATCTCTCTGGACCAGAGGGTGTACAGCGTGCTGTTTATTGGCACAG CGCatggctggctgcagagggcggTCATCCTAGGCTCCGAGGCCCATGTCATTGAGGAAATCCAGCTTTTTGAATCTCCACAGCCCGTGGACAGCCTCACAATATCACACTTGACG AAATCTCTCTATGTTGGCTCCAGAACAGAAGTTCTTCAGCTCCCTCTGGCCAACTGCAGTCGCTATCAGTCCAGTCCAGACTGCCTTTTGTCCCGCGACCCCTACTGTGCCTGGGACAACGAGGGGCGGGCCTGTGTCCGTGTGGACCAGCATCGCGG gtCCACCTCGACACTTATGCAGGACCTCCTGCTGGACAGGTTCAGCCGGGGCAATGCCAAGTTTGAAAAGCCAGTTTCCATTCCCAGCCCAG AACACTCAGTGCTACGGAATGTCACGGTGGTGGTGGGATCTGACCTGGTGCTGCCCTGCCAGCTGGTGTCTAACCTGGCACAACCGTCCTGGCTGCTGAACgagcgggagctgctgcagggccCCGAGGGGGCTGTGGGGGCCCGCTTCGACAGGGCCCTGCGTGCTCTGGTCATCCCTGACGCGGGGCCCATGCAGGCCGGTCGCTACACCTGCTACTCAGAGGAGCAGGGCGTACGCTTCCAGACAGAGCGCTTCCAGGTGACGGTGGTGGCCAGCGCCCCCGTGGTGATGAAGGCACGGGCCCCCGACGCCAGCATGGGGCTCTTCTGGGTGCTGGTCATCACTCTGGGGGCCGCCTGCCTGCTGCTGATGGGCGTGGCCCTGTACCTGCGGCGGCGCCTCAAGCTGGCCCTGGGCAAGGGCGCCGAGATGAAGCCCCTGGAGAGCACGCTGGTCTACCCCATCACCCTGCCCAAAGAACCGCCCACCTTCGTGCCCAGCAAGATGTCCGGCGACGAGGATCGCTTCTGGGAGACGGGGGGCAACTATTACTACTCGGATGGCTCGCTGAAGATCGTGCCTGGCCACGCGCTGTGCCCCGGGAGCAGCTcggccccccccagcaccatcCCCGGGCAGCCCATTCACTCACCGAGCCGACTGAGCCTTACTAACATCCGCGGCTCCGGGAGCAACGGATATATCCGGCTCAACATGAGCGCGGCTGGAGAGGAGCGGGCCGGCGGGGGCGGGGCAGGGGGCGGAGGGCTGGGCGCCGGGGGCAGTCTGGGGAATGACTACACAAGCCCCTTCAAGGAGGAGCTGCTCCGCACCCTACAGCAGAGGAGCGTGCTGCCAGACGCCAACCCCGAGGAGTCCTCCGTGTAG
- the cdca2 gene encoding cell division cycle-associated protein 2 isoform X1 gives MEDADELGQAIAGSTEKNPPLDFSRVTPSRFGISTESFIPSSRNKDKSRLSQLKARRRSTIGVRGSPETNSLIRYMAQQKCRTPPSLPPSPFIAHGFSTLRQKMASFQSLLDIDEVPKAELLPGVEQKEVSDESSAVSAKENMDPQGCLVSATPPSYKKPRMECVQVSPYFLMFSSPPAPCSPVQHPGPPLDAVVPDCPELQYAIYESPLSCRAAHPGGSDPERLPPAAAQQAHSTGHTRPDSNGLHLPDEPSAPRSGSLMFLSPPAEHSTSAGEVTSAADGLLSTKKRVRFGAPLIPELFDMTLPPSTPLQKGGTPARLIGPAETPFRSLLKTPHRSPQHFPQPDFGSPSETRGAPPEMQFDPTEHNREDDECPQVSLLDVTEDSKCTLSTSGVAPAPIASCQPQSGMIPPVRQDSLAGTHPESEPPSATEKPPTETAPACSRGRKRKQILTTRKRASRTAAVCASQKIKGSSRKKHWGSKEVDRSLYGKRDYASKNPTLSPISEAALSASSSPAPQPDHSREQPSGELERPALEVPDAAPGPRGSDLTASVIAAAAMWRMRFCPRLEGPTKDHSDDLAGDTLEEEGPSAGPDQQSGKGGRRRPGVGCMVDIEMEPADGTNRAPSSYPTHSSGLADPPLEESTQVNSDPHKVGGDADWHTLQECSEPGTNSDEAAPAQLGGSLIEIGVNQITKRSRKRKGRGGNSRRSCRVQDSQVHILAEEQTPAQQVPDPSLSGVREEARWEGGAVMGVPSTDSSEVSQGAVRTDQELPWQLPDFSIDDVLQHPSRGRRSVRRSLRNQANMDPSECGLAWVLNTSPDISRSLRRGSKRWTRPTLPEEAGL, from the exons ATGGAGGACGCCGACGAGCTAGGGCAGGCGATAGCTGGGTCAACCGAGAAGAACCCACCGCTGGATTTTTCACGGGTCACCCCCTCCCGGTTTGGCATTTCCACAGAAAGCTTCATCCCTTCTAGTCGAAACAAAG ATAAGTCCCGATTATCGCAGCTGAAAGCACGACGCCGATCCACTATCGGTGTGCGAGGGTCTCCCGAAACCAACTCGCTGATCCGCTACATGGCCCAGCAGAAATGCCGGACGCCCCCA AGTCTCCCgcccagccccttcattgcccaTGGCTTCTCCACTCTGAGACAGAAAATGGCATCCTTCCAGAGCCTGCTGGATATAGATGAGGTTCCGAAAGCAGAGTTGCTGCCAGGAGTGGAGCAGAAAGAGGTCTCCG ATGAGAGCAGTGCTGTGTCTGCAAAGGAGAACATGGACCCCCAGGGCTGCCTGGTTTCTGCTACACCTCCCTCATATAAGAAGCCCCGCATGGAGTGTGTGCAAGTCAGCCCCTACTTCCTGATGTTCAGCTCACCGCCTGCGCCCTGCTCCCCAGTGCAGCATCCGGGG CCCCCGCTGGACGCCGTGGTGCCCGATTGCCCTGAGCTGCAGTACGCCATATATGAGTCTCCACTGTCCTGCCGTGCTGCCCATCCTGGAGGCTCCGACCCGGAGCGGCTCCCTCCTGCAGCGGCTCAGCAG GCTCACTCTACTGGACACACTCGGCCAGATTCTAACGGTCTTCATCTGCCTGATGAGCCAAGTGCTCCCCGCAGTGGCTCCCTGATGTTCCTGTCACCTCCCGCTGAACACTCCACGT CTGCAGGTGAGGTGACCAGTGCAGCAGATGGTCTGCTGAGCACCAAGAAGCGGGTGCGATTTGGGGCGCCGCTGATCCCAGAGTTATTCGACATGACGCTGCCCCCCAGCACCCCACTGCAGAAGGGGGGCACGCCCGCTCGCCTGATAGGCCCTGCCGAGACTCCGTTCCGTTCGCTACTGAAGACGCCACACAGGTCACCCCAGCATTTCCCTCAGCCGGACTTCGGCAGTCCCTCTGAGACCCGAGGCGCACCACCTGAGATGCAGTTTGACCCGACGGAACACAACAGGGAGGATGATGAG TGTCCACAGGTGTCCCTGCTGGATGTGACCGAAGACAGCAAATGCACCCTGAGCACCTCTG GCGTGGCCCCAGCACCGATTGCCTCGTGTCAGCCTCAGTCTGGGATGATCCCCCCTGTGCGGCAGGACTCCCTTGCTGGGACTCACCCGG AGTCGGAGCCCCCCAGTGCCACGGAGAAGCCCCCCACTGAAACCGCTCCAGCTTGCTCTCGAGGCAGGAAGCGGAAG CAGATCCTCACGACCAGGAAAAGGGCGAGCCGTACAGCTGCTGTTTGCGCATCGCAGAAGATTAAG GGCTCCTCGCGTAAGAAGCACTGGGGCAGCAAAGAGGTGGACCGCTCGCTCTATGGGAAGAGGGACTATGCGTCGAAGAACCCCACGTTGAGCCCCATCAGTGAGGCTGCACTATCTGCCAGCAGCTCGCCTGCTCCGCAGCCTGACCACTCCAGAGAGCAACCCTCAG GAGAGTTGGAgaggcctgccttggaggtgcCTGATGCTGCCCCCGGTCCCAGAGGTTCAGATCTCACTGCCAGTGTCATCGCTGCAGCTGCTATGTGGCGAATGCGGTTTTGCCCACGGCTCGAGGGTCCCACAAAAGACCACTCTGATGACTTGGCAGGGGACACGTTGGAAGAAGAGGGTCCCTCAGCTGGCCCGGACCAGCAGAGCGGCAAGGGGGGTAGAAGGAGGCCAGGTGTTGGCTGCATGGTTGACATTGAGATGGAGCCAGCTGATGGGACCAACAGGGCTCCTTCCAGCTACCCCACTCACTCCAGTGGTCTTGCCGATCCTCCTCTGGAGGAATCTACACAGGTGAACTCCGATCCTCATAAAGTGGGAGGTGATGCTGATTGGCACACGCTGCAGGAATGTAGTGAACCGGGAACTAATTCAGATGAAGCAGCTCCTGCACAATTGGGTGGAAGCCTGATTGAGATTGGCGTGAATCAGATAACAAAGAGAAGCAGAAAGAGGAAGGGGAGGGGTGGGAACAGTCGGAGGAGCTGCCGGGTGCAGGACAGCCAGGTGCACATTCTTGCTGAGGAGCAGACGCCAGCCCAGCAGGTGCCCGATCCCTCACTATCAGGAGTACGTGAGGAGGCGAGATGGGAGGGTGGCGCCGTGATGGGGGTTCCGTCAACTGATTCATCCGAGGTCAGCCAGGGCGCTGTCAGGACTGATCAGGAGCTGCCCTGGCAACTGCCGGACTTCAGCATTGATGACGTCCTGCAGCATCCCTCAAGGGGCCGTCGCTCTGTCCGTAGGAGCCTGCGGAACCAGGCCAATATGGACCCTTCTGAGTGTGGGCTGGCTTGGGTTCTCAACACCTCTCCAGACATCTCCAGGTCACTGCGCAGGGGAAGCAAACGCTGGACCAGACCTACACTGCCAGAGGAAGCAGGTCTCTGA
- the cdca2 gene encoding cell division cycle-associated protein 2 isoform X3, translated as MEDADELGQAIAGSTEKNPPLDFSRVTPSRFGISTESFIPSSRNKDKSRLSQLKARRRSTIGVRGSPETNSLIRYMAQQKCRTPPSLPPSPFIAHGFSTLRQKMASFQSLLDIDEVPKAELLPGVEQKEVSDESSAVSAKENMDPQGCLVSATPPSYKKPRMECVQVSPYFLMFSSPPAPCSPVQHPGPPLDAVVPDCPELQYAIYESPLSCRAAHPGGSDPERLPPAAAQQAHSTGHTRPDSNGLHLPDEPSAPRSGSLMFLSPPAEHSTCEVTSAADGLLSTKKRVRFGAPLIPELFDMTLPPSTPLQKGGTPARLIGPAETPFRSLLKTPHRSPQHFPQPDFGSPSETRGAPPEMQFDPTEHNREDDECPQVSLLDVTEDSKCTLSTSGVAPAPIASCQPQSGMIPPVRQDSLAGTHPESEPPSATEKPPTETAPACSRGRKRKQILTTRKRASRTAAVCASQKIKGSSRKKHWGSKEVDRSLYGKRDYASKNPTLSPISEAALSASSSPAPQPDHSREQPSGELERPALEVPDAAPGPRGSDLTASVIAAAAMWRMRFCPRLEGPTKDHSDDLAGDTLEEEGPSAGPDQQSGKGGRRRPGVGCMVDIEMEPADGTNRAPSSYPTHSSGLADPPLEESTQVNSDPHKVGGDADWHTLQECSEPGTNSDEAAPAQLGGSLIEIGVNQITKRSRKRKGRGGNSRRSCRVQDSQVHILAEEQTPAQQVPDPSLSGVREEARWEGGAVMGVPSTDSSEVSQGAVRTDQELPWQLPDFSIDDVLQHPSRGRRSVRRSLRNQANMDPSECGLAWVLNTSPDISRSLRRGSKRWTRPTLPEEAGL; from the exons ATGGAGGACGCCGACGAGCTAGGGCAGGCGATAGCTGGGTCAACCGAGAAGAACCCACCGCTGGATTTTTCACGGGTCACCCCCTCCCGGTTTGGCATTTCCACAGAAAGCTTCATCCCTTCTAGTCGAAACAAAG ATAAGTCCCGATTATCGCAGCTGAAAGCACGACGCCGATCCACTATCGGTGTGCGAGGGTCTCCCGAAACCAACTCGCTGATCCGCTACATGGCCCAGCAGAAATGCCGGACGCCCCCA AGTCTCCCgcccagccccttcattgcccaTGGCTTCTCCACTCTGAGACAGAAAATGGCATCCTTCCAGAGCCTGCTGGATATAGATGAGGTTCCGAAAGCAGAGTTGCTGCCAGGAGTGGAGCAGAAAGAGGTCTCCG ATGAGAGCAGTGCTGTGTCTGCAAAGGAGAACATGGACCCCCAGGGCTGCCTGGTTTCTGCTACACCTCCCTCATATAAGAAGCCCCGCATGGAGTGTGTGCAAGTCAGCCCCTACTTCCTGATGTTCAGCTCACCGCCTGCGCCCTGCTCCCCAGTGCAGCATCCGGGG CCCCCGCTGGACGCCGTGGTGCCCGATTGCCCTGAGCTGCAGTACGCCATATATGAGTCTCCACTGTCCTGCCGTGCTGCCCATCCTGGAGGCTCCGACCCGGAGCGGCTCCCTCCTGCAGCGGCTCAGCAG GCTCACTCTACTGGACACACTCGGCCAGATTCTAACGGTCTTCATCTGCCTGATGAGCCAAGTGCTCCCCGCAGTGGCTCCCTGATGTTCCTGTCACCTCCCGCTGAACACTCCACGT GTGAGGTGACCAGTGCAGCAGATGGTCTGCTGAGCACCAAGAAGCGGGTGCGATTTGGGGCGCCGCTGATCCCAGAGTTATTCGACATGACGCTGCCCCCCAGCACCCCACTGCAGAAGGGGGGCACGCCCGCTCGCCTGATAGGCCCTGCCGAGACTCCGTTCCGTTCGCTACTGAAGACGCCACACAGGTCACCCCAGCATTTCCCTCAGCCGGACTTCGGCAGTCCCTCTGAGACCCGAGGCGCACCACCTGAGATGCAGTTTGACCCGACGGAACACAACAGGGAGGATGATGAG TGTCCACAGGTGTCCCTGCTGGATGTGACCGAAGACAGCAAATGCACCCTGAGCACCTCTG GCGTGGCCCCAGCACCGATTGCCTCGTGTCAGCCTCAGTCTGGGATGATCCCCCCTGTGCGGCAGGACTCCCTTGCTGGGACTCACCCGG AGTCGGAGCCCCCCAGTGCCACGGAGAAGCCCCCCACTGAAACCGCTCCAGCTTGCTCTCGAGGCAGGAAGCGGAAG CAGATCCTCACGACCAGGAAAAGGGCGAGCCGTACAGCTGCTGTTTGCGCATCGCAGAAGATTAAG GGCTCCTCGCGTAAGAAGCACTGGGGCAGCAAAGAGGTGGACCGCTCGCTCTATGGGAAGAGGGACTATGCGTCGAAGAACCCCACGTTGAGCCCCATCAGTGAGGCTGCACTATCTGCCAGCAGCTCGCCTGCTCCGCAGCCTGACCACTCCAGAGAGCAACCCTCAG GAGAGTTGGAgaggcctgccttggaggtgcCTGATGCTGCCCCCGGTCCCAGAGGTTCAGATCTCACTGCCAGTGTCATCGCTGCAGCTGCTATGTGGCGAATGCGGTTTTGCCCACGGCTCGAGGGTCCCACAAAAGACCACTCTGATGACTTGGCAGGGGACACGTTGGAAGAAGAGGGTCCCTCAGCTGGCCCGGACCAGCAGAGCGGCAAGGGGGGTAGAAGGAGGCCAGGTGTTGGCTGCATGGTTGACATTGAGATGGAGCCAGCTGATGGGACCAACAGGGCTCCTTCCAGCTACCCCACTCACTCCAGTGGTCTTGCCGATCCTCCTCTGGAGGAATCTACACAGGTGAACTCCGATCCTCATAAAGTGGGAGGTGATGCTGATTGGCACACGCTGCAGGAATGTAGTGAACCGGGAACTAATTCAGATGAAGCAGCTCCTGCACAATTGGGTGGAAGCCTGATTGAGATTGGCGTGAATCAGATAACAAAGAGAAGCAGAAAGAGGAAGGGGAGGGGTGGGAACAGTCGGAGGAGCTGCCGGGTGCAGGACAGCCAGGTGCACATTCTTGCTGAGGAGCAGACGCCAGCCCAGCAGGTGCCCGATCCCTCACTATCAGGAGTACGTGAGGAGGCGAGATGGGAGGGTGGCGCCGTGATGGGGGTTCCGTCAACTGATTCATCCGAGGTCAGCCAGGGCGCTGTCAGGACTGATCAGGAGCTGCCCTGGCAACTGCCGGACTTCAGCATTGATGACGTCCTGCAGCATCCCTCAAGGGGCCGTCGCTCTGTCCGTAGGAGCCTGCGGAACCAGGCCAATATGGACCCTTCTGAGTGTGGGCTGGCTTGGGTTCTCAACACCTCTCCAGACATCTCCAGGTCACTGCGCAGGGGAAGCAAACGCTGGACCAGACCTACACTGCCAGAGGAAGCAGGTCTCTGA
- the cdca2 gene encoding cell division cycle-associated protein 2 isoform X2 has protein sequence MEDADELGQAIAGSTEKNPPLDFSRVTPSRFGISTESFIPSSRNKDKSRLSQLKARRRSTIGVRGSPETNSLIRYMAQQKCRTPPSLPPSPFIAHGFSTLRQKMASFQSLLDIDEVPKAELLPGVEQKEVSDESSAVSAKENMDPQGCLVSATPPSYKKPRMECVQVSPYFLMFSSPPAPCSPVQHPGPPLDAVVPDCPELQYAIYESPLSCRAAHPGGSDPERLPPAAAQQAHSTGHTRPDSNGLHLPDEPSAPRSGSLMFLSPPAEHSTSAGEVTSAADGLLSTKKRVRFGAPLIPELFDMTLPPSTPLQKGGTPARLIGPAETPFRSLLKTPHRSPQHFPQPDFGSPSETRGAPPEMQFDPTEHNREDDECPQVSLLDVTEDSKCTLSTSGVAPAPIASCQPQSGMIPPVRQDSLAGTHPESEPPSATEKPPTETAPACSRGRKRKILTTRKRASRTAAVCASQKIKGSSRKKHWGSKEVDRSLYGKRDYASKNPTLSPISEAALSASSSPAPQPDHSREQPSGELERPALEVPDAAPGPRGSDLTASVIAAAAMWRMRFCPRLEGPTKDHSDDLAGDTLEEEGPSAGPDQQSGKGGRRRPGVGCMVDIEMEPADGTNRAPSSYPTHSSGLADPPLEESTQVNSDPHKVGGDADWHTLQECSEPGTNSDEAAPAQLGGSLIEIGVNQITKRSRKRKGRGGNSRRSCRVQDSQVHILAEEQTPAQQVPDPSLSGVREEARWEGGAVMGVPSTDSSEVSQGAVRTDQELPWQLPDFSIDDVLQHPSRGRRSVRRSLRNQANMDPSECGLAWVLNTSPDISRSLRRGSKRWTRPTLPEEAGL, from the exons ATGGAGGACGCCGACGAGCTAGGGCAGGCGATAGCTGGGTCAACCGAGAAGAACCCACCGCTGGATTTTTCACGGGTCACCCCCTCCCGGTTTGGCATTTCCACAGAAAGCTTCATCCCTTCTAGTCGAAACAAAG ATAAGTCCCGATTATCGCAGCTGAAAGCACGACGCCGATCCACTATCGGTGTGCGAGGGTCTCCCGAAACCAACTCGCTGATCCGCTACATGGCCCAGCAGAAATGCCGGACGCCCCCA AGTCTCCCgcccagccccttcattgcccaTGGCTTCTCCACTCTGAGACAGAAAATGGCATCCTTCCAGAGCCTGCTGGATATAGATGAGGTTCCGAAAGCAGAGTTGCTGCCAGGAGTGGAGCAGAAAGAGGTCTCCG ATGAGAGCAGTGCTGTGTCTGCAAAGGAGAACATGGACCCCCAGGGCTGCCTGGTTTCTGCTACACCTCCCTCATATAAGAAGCCCCGCATGGAGTGTGTGCAAGTCAGCCCCTACTTCCTGATGTTCAGCTCACCGCCTGCGCCCTGCTCCCCAGTGCAGCATCCGGGG CCCCCGCTGGACGCCGTGGTGCCCGATTGCCCTGAGCTGCAGTACGCCATATATGAGTCTCCACTGTCCTGCCGTGCTGCCCATCCTGGAGGCTCCGACCCGGAGCGGCTCCCTCCTGCAGCGGCTCAGCAG GCTCACTCTACTGGACACACTCGGCCAGATTCTAACGGTCTTCATCTGCCTGATGAGCCAAGTGCTCCCCGCAGTGGCTCCCTGATGTTCCTGTCACCTCCCGCTGAACACTCCACGT CTGCAGGTGAGGTGACCAGTGCAGCAGATGGTCTGCTGAGCACCAAGAAGCGGGTGCGATTTGGGGCGCCGCTGATCCCAGAGTTATTCGACATGACGCTGCCCCCCAGCACCCCACTGCAGAAGGGGGGCACGCCCGCTCGCCTGATAGGCCCTGCCGAGACTCCGTTCCGTTCGCTACTGAAGACGCCACACAGGTCACCCCAGCATTTCCCTCAGCCGGACTTCGGCAGTCCCTCTGAGACCCGAGGCGCACCACCTGAGATGCAGTTTGACCCGACGGAACACAACAGGGAGGATGATGAG TGTCCACAGGTGTCCCTGCTGGATGTGACCGAAGACAGCAAATGCACCCTGAGCACCTCTG GCGTGGCCCCAGCACCGATTGCCTCGTGTCAGCCTCAGTCTGGGATGATCCCCCCTGTGCGGCAGGACTCCCTTGCTGGGACTCACCCGG AGTCGGAGCCCCCCAGTGCCACGGAGAAGCCCCCCACTGAAACCGCTCCAGCTTGCTCTCGAGGCAGGAAGCGGAAG ATCCTCACGACCAGGAAAAGGGCGAGCCGTACAGCTGCTGTTTGCGCATCGCAGAAGATTAAG GGCTCCTCGCGTAAGAAGCACTGGGGCAGCAAAGAGGTGGACCGCTCGCTCTATGGGAAGAGGGACTATGCGTCGAAGAACCCCACGTTGAGCCCCATCAGTGAGGCTGCACTATCTGCCAGCAGCTCGCCTGCTCCGCAGCCTGACCACTCCAGAGAGCAACCCTCAG GAGAGTTGGAgaggcctgccttggaggtgcCTGATGCTGCCCCCGGTCCCAGAGGTTCAGATCTCACTGCCAGTGTCATCGCTGCAGCTGCTATGTGGCGAATGCGGTTTTGCCCACGGCTCGAGGGTCCCACAAAAGACCACTCTGATGACTTGGCAGGGGACACGTTGGAAGAAGAGGGTCCCTCAGCTGGCCCGGACCAGCAGAGCGGCAAGGGGGGTAGAAGGAGGCCAGGTGTTGGCTGCATGGTTGACATTGAGATGGAGCCAGCTGATGGGACCAACAGGGCTCCTTCCAGCTACCCCACTCACTCCAGTGGTCTTGCCGATCCTCCTCTGGAGGAATCTACACAGGTGAACTCCGATCCTCATAAAGTGGGAGGTGATGCTGATTGGCACACGCTGCAGGAATGTAGTGAACCGGGAACTAATTCAGATGAAGCAGCTCCTGCACAATTGGGTGGAAGCCTGATTGAGATTGGCGTGAATCAGATAACAAAGAGAAGCAGAAAGAGGAAGGGGAGGGGTGGGAACAGTCGGAGGAGCTGCCGGGTGCAGGACAGCCAGGTGCACATTCTTGCTGAGGAGCAGACGCCAGCCCAGCAGGTGCCCGATCCCTCACTATCAGGAGTACGTGAGGAGGCGAGATGGGAGGGTGGCGCCGTGATGGGGGTTCCGTCAACTGATTCATCCGAGGTCAGCCAGGGCGCTGTCAGGACTGATCAGGAGCTGCCCTGGCAACTGCCGGACTTCAGCATTGATGACGTCCTGCAGCATCCCTCAAGGGGCCGTCGCTCTGTCCGTAGGAGCCTGCGGAACCAGGCCAATATGGACCCTTCTGAGTGTGGGCTGGCTTGGGTTCTCAACACCTCTCCAGACATCTCCAGGTCACTGCGCAGGGGAAGCAAACGCTGGACCAGACCTACACTGCCAGAGGAAGCAGGTCTCTGA